One genomic window of Streptomyces sp. NBC_01276 includes the following:
- a CDS encoding carbohydrate ABC transporter permease codes for MTVHSQGAATTAPQDAPPKSAGLPPKAPAAPAGPSQPSPRGGRKQLPTGWLPYLLIAPAVLSLAVLLVYPLIKNVILSFQDINKIEFIQRKYPSAGFDNYTQLLGDSNFWTVVLRSFGFTLANVVLIMAIGSLIGLLLNKLGKKMRLVLSMALVMAWAMPIVASVQVFYWLFDEQFGVMNWVMRTAGFSGYEQHNWFETGLSTLTIVTVLVVWGSIPFVALNMYAALTTVGAELYEAARMDGANGWQTFWKVVFPQLKPFFLITTFLEVIWVFKAFTQVYAMNKGGPDRASEILPVFAFVEGQSQSHYGLAAAISVLTILILIVIMSFYFRLILKQEEEQ; via the coding sequence ATGACCGTGCACTCCCAGGGAGCGGCGACCACCGCTCCACAGGACGCACCACCGAAGTCCGCCGGCCTGCCGCCGAAAGCACCCGCCGCCCCGGCCGGCCCCAGCCAACCGTCTCCTCGCGGGGGCAGAAAGCAGCTCCCCACGGGGTGGCTGCCGTACCTGCTGATCGCACCGGCGGTGCTCAGCCTCGCGGTCCTGCTCGTCTACCCGCTGATCAAGAACGTGATCCTGTCCTTCCAGGACATCAACAAGATCGAGTTCATCCAGCGCAAGTACCCCTCCGCGGGCTTCGACAACTACACCCAGCTGCTCGGCGACTCGAACTTCTGGACCGTCGTCCTGCGCAGCTTCGGCTTCACCCTCGCCAACGTCGTCCTGATCATGGCGATCGGCAGCCTCATCGGCCTCCTGCTGAACAAGCTCGGCAAGAAGATGCGCCTGGTCCTGTCGATGGCCCTGGTGATGGCCTGGGCCATGCCGATCGTCGCCTCCGTCCAGGTCTTCTACTGGCTGTTCGACGAGCAGTTCGGCGTGATGAACTGGGTGATGCGCACCGCCGGCTTCTCCGGCTACGAGCAGCACAACTGGTTCGAGACCGGCCTGTCCACCCTGACGATCGTCACCGTCCTCGTGGTCTGGGGCTCCATCCCCTTCGTCGCACTCAACATGTACGCCGCGCTGACCACCGTCGGCGCCGAACTGTACGAGGCCGCCCGCATGGACGGCGCCAACGGCTGGCAGACCTTCTGGAAGGTCGTCTTCCCGCAGCTCAAGCCCTTCTTCCTGATCACCACCTTCCTTGAGGTGATCTGGGTCTTCAAGGCCTTCACCCAGGTCTACGCGATGAACAAGGGCGGCCCCGACCGCGCGTCCGAGATCCTCCCGGTCTTCGCCTTCGTCGAGGGCCAGAGCCAGTCCCACTACGGTCTCGCCGCCGCGATCTCCGTCCTGACGATCCTGATCCTGATCGTCATCATGTCCTTCTACTTCCGCCTGATCCTGAAGCAGGAGGAGGAGCAGTGA
- a CDS encoding extracellular solute-binding protein, which yields MKRKLIAAVGVVGMMVGVAACGNGGDDKPKADASGGAKEITVWVMDGSAPKAWLEEVNKQFSAKHPGVTVKVEEQKWTGIQEKVTTALSENTPPDVLELGNTQTVGYAVTGGLADLSDDKSKLGADAWSKGMLSSAEVDGKLYAAPWYAANRVVIYDKKAYEKAGITAPKTRDEWVAGLEKLKASDPAAQPIYLPGQSWYILAGFVWDEGGDLAVKDGGKWKGQLSTPQAASAMDFYKKLQSYSTAPKDKDEASPQQSTDIVPKGGVSSWIGLGWEAQGALKALKDAGKDGDFGYFPIPGKTADKPGSVFLGGSNLAVAERSKNKELAKEWLALAAGKEQMTKYAAATEGALLPNQAAANFAAAPGSFAESMAKAALSGKITPVTAGWANVETEPNPIKEFMTKVLKGEDAAKAGADADKEIANRINK from the coding sequence GTGAAGCGCAAGCTCATTGCGGCGGTCGGTGTCGTGGGCATGATGGTCGGTGTCGCGGCGTGCGGCAACGGCGGCGACGACAAGCCGAAGGCCGACGCGTCGGGTGGCGCCAAGGAGATCACCGTCTGGGTGATGGACGGCTCCGCACCGAAGGCCTGGCTCGAAGAGGTCAACAAGCAGTTCTCGGCCAAGCACCCCGGTGTGACGGTGAAGGTCGAAGAGCAGAAGTGGACCGGCATCCAGGAGAAGGTCACCACCGCCCTCTCCGAGAACACCCCGCCGGACGTCCTTGAGCTCGGCAACACCCAGACCGTCGGCTACGCGGTCACCGGCGGCCTCGCCGACCTGTCCGACGACAAGTCCAAGCTCGGCGCCGACGCCTGGTCGAAGGGCATGCTGTCCTCCGCCGAGGTCGACGGCAAGCTGTACGCCGCTCCCTGGTACGCCGCCAACCGCGTCGTCATCTACGACAAGAAGGCCTACGAGAAGGCCGGCATCACCGCCCCCAAGACCCGTGACGAGTGGGTCGCCGGTCTGGAGAAGCTGAAGGCCTCCGACCCGGCCGCGCAGCCGATCTACCTGCCCGGCCAGAGCTGGTACATCCTCGCCGGCTTCGTCTGGGACGAGGGCGGCGACCTCGCCGTCAAGGACGGCGGCAAGTGGAAGGGCCAGCTGAGCACCCCGCAGGCCGCCTCCGCGATGGACTTCTACAAGAAGCTCCAGTCCTACTCCACCGCCCCCAAGGACAAGGACGAGGCCTCCCCGCAGCAGTCCACCGACATCGTCCCCAAGGGCGGCGTCTCGTCCTGGATCGGTCTCGGCTGGGAGGCCCAGGGCGCGCTGAAGGCCCTGAAGGACGCCGGCAAGGACGGCGACTTCGGCTACTTCCCGATCCCGGGCAAGACCGCCGACAAGCCGGGCTCCGTCTTCCTCGGCGGCTCGAACCTCGCCGTGGCCGAGCGCTCCAAGAACAAGGAGCTCGCCAAGGAGTGGCTCGCCCTCGCCGCCGGCAAGGAGCAGATGACCAAGTACGCCGCCGCCACCGAGGGCGCCCTGCTCCCGAACCAGGCCGCCGCCAACTTCGCCGCCGCCCCCGGCTCCTTCGCGGAGTCCATGGCCAAGGCCGCCCTCTCCGGCAAGATCACCCCGGTCACGGCCGGCTGGGCGAACGTCGAGACCGAGCCGAACCCCATCAAGGAGTTCATGACCAAGGTCCTGAAGGGCGAGGACGCCGCCAAGGCGGGCGCGGACGCGGACAAGGAAATCGCGAACCGCATCAACAAGTAG
- a CDS encoding GntR family transcriptional regulator, with protein sequence MATEGATTEPEGGAATRTARVPKYYRLKRHLLDMTETLPPGTPVPPERTLAAEFDTSRTTVRQALQELVVEGRLERIQGKGTFVAKPKVSQPLQLSSYTEDMRAQGLEPTSQLLDIGYVTADDTLAGLLKISTGGRVLRIERLRLASGEPMAIETTHLSAKRFPALRRSLAKYTSLYTALAEVYDVRLAEAEETIETSLATPREAGLLGTDVGLPMLMLSRHSLDADGEPVEWVRSVYRGDRYKFVARLQRPAL encoded by the coding sequence ATGGCCACCGAAGGGGCGACCACGGAGCCGGAAGGCGGGGCGGCCACTCGCACGGCGCGTGTGCCCAAGTACTACCGACTCAAGCGGCACTTGCTCGACATGACCGAGACGCTGCCGCCCGGCACGCCGGTGCCGCCGGAGCGCACGCTCGCGGCCGAATTCGACACCTCCCGGACCACCGTCCGGCAGGCCCTGCAGGAGCTCGTGGTCGAGGGGCGGCTGGAGCGCATCCAGGGCAAGGGCACCTTCGTGGCGAAGCCGAAGGTCTCGCAGCCGCTCCAACTCTCCTCGTACACGGAGGACATGCGGGCACAGGGGCTGGAGCCGACCTCCCAGCTCCTGGACATCGGCTACGTGACCGCGGACGACACCCTCGCCGGACTCCTCAAGATCTCCACCGGCGGCCGGGTCCTGCGCATCGAGCGGCTGCGCCTGGCGAGCGGCGAGCCGATGGCCATCGAGACCACGCACCTTTCGGCCAAGCGCTTCCCCGCGCTGCGCCGCTCGCTGGCCAAGTACACCTCCCTCTACACCGCGCTCGCCGAGGTGTACGACGTACGGCTCGCGGAGGCCGAGGAGACCATCGAGACCTCGCTGGCCACCCCCCGCGAGGCCGGACTGCTCGGCACCGACGTCGGCCTGCCGATGCTGATGCTCTCCCGCCATTCGCTGGACGCCGACGGCGAACCGGTCGAATGGGTGCGATCGGTGTACCGCGGCGACCGTTACAAGTTCGTGGCCCGCCTTCAGCGACCCGCCTTGTAG